Proteins found in one Amycolatopsis aidingensis genomic segment:
- a CDS encoding serpin family protein translates to MADSASELAHLSFTLALHEVLATRGGDTCYSPYSMASALGLAGQAARGETAAELAGLLTGHGADLAAHAGLLRRAAVLAAAGEDEEDTPVLAVSNTLWAWEQLPLKPEFLDELAAWPSGAVRTAPFVADPDAARRLINTEVAEATHQLIPQLLEPGSVDEDTVASIVNALYLRAAWTLPFPESETRDADFHAPDGTRRVPTMHHAEWLGYTAAQGWQAVTLPVAGGLQAVVLLPDGDLAEQESQLTAETLRELLDDQGRAMVNLALPRFRLDLRSPMTEVLQTLGVRTMFTARADLGGLTDDDRLAVSEVLHQAVLRIDEQGLEGAAATAVMMRLVSLPSGEPVTVRADRPFLFLVRHPETGAVYFLARVVRP, encoded by the coding sequence ATGGCTGACAGCGCGAGTGAACTGGCTCACCTGAGCTTCACCCTGGCCCTGCACGAGGTGCTCGCGACCCGCGGCGGTGACACCTGCTACTCGCCGTACTCCATGGCCAGCGCGCTCGGCCTGGCAGGCCAGGCGGCCCGCGGTGAGACAGCCGCCGAGCTGGCCGGACTGCTCACCGGGCACGGCGCGGACCTTGCGGCCCATGCCGGGTTGTTGCGGCGGGCGGCCGTGCTCGCCGCGGCGGGCGAGGACGAGGAGGACACCCCCGTGCTCGCGGTTTCGAACACCCTGTGGGCCTGGGAGCAGCTGCCCCTCAAGCCGGAGTTCCTCGACGAGCTGGCGGCCTGGCCCTCGGGCGCGGTACGGACCGCGCCGTTCGTGGCCGATCCCGATGCGGCCCGCCGCCTGATCAACACCGAGGTCGCCGAGGCGACTCACCAGCTGATCCCGCAACTGCTCGAACCGGGCTCGGTGGACGAGGACACCGTCGCCAGCATCGTCAACGCGCTGTACCTGCGCGCCGCGTGGACCCTGCCGTTCCCGGAGTCGGAGACGCGGGATGCGGACTTCCACGCCCCGGACGGCACCCGCAGGGTGCCCACCATGCACCACGCCGAGTGGCTCGGCTACACGGCCGCGCAGGGCTGGCAGGCGGTCACCCTGCCGGTGGCCGGGGGGTTGCAGGCCGTCGTCCTGCTCCCGGATGGTGACCTGGCCGAGCAGGAGTCCCAGCTGACCGCGGAGACCCTGCGGGAACTGCTGGACGACCAGGGGCGGGCCATGGTGAACCTGGCGTTGCCGAGGTTCCGGCTGGACCTGCGTTCCCCGATGACCGAGGTGCTGCAGACACTCGGGGTACGCACGATGTTCACCGCGCGGGCCGATCTCGGCGGCCTCACCGACGACGACCGGCTGGCGGTGTCCGAGGTGCTGCACCAGGCCGTGCTGCGGATCGACGAGCAGGGGCTGGAGGGCGCCGCGGCCACCGCGGTGATGATGCGGCTGGTGTCCCTGCCCTCCGGTGAGCCGGTCACCGTGCGGGCCGACCGGCCCTTCCTGTTCCTGGTCCGGCACCCGGAGACCGGCGCGGTCTACTTCCTGGCCAGGGTCGTCCGGCCGTGA
- a CDS encoding sigma-70 family RNA polymerase sigma factor: MTATPDADAAEFTGLRPHLIAVAYRLTGSVSDSEDAVQEAWLRLSGLDAAERAGIRDRKAWLTTVVGRICLDRLRSAMARRERYVGQWLPEPIVTPVADGPGEDPLEAVVRADGVRMAAMVVLDKLTPQQRVAFVLHDAFAVPFQEIAGILGCSTEAARQHGSRARRLVAEAEPPPRAGMAEQQEVLERLLTAVSSGDIQAVAEVLHPEVVLIGDSDGKARTTRRVMVGPERILRFLAGLLELYRPGALAAGRPVLVNGDLGIHLPAASGGDGYRDLDTHVQVVSIRAGKIAAIYDMANPDKLTHLPG; this comes from the coding sequence ATGACGGCCACCCCGGATGCGGACGCCGCCGAGTTCACCGGCCTGCGGCCGCACCTGATCGCGGTCGCCTACCGGCTCACCGGCTCGGTGTCCGACTCCGAGGACGCGGTGCAGGAAGCCTGGCTGCGGCTGTCCGGGCTGGACGCTGCCGAGCGGGCCGGCATCCGGGACCGCAAGGCCTGGCTGACCACCGTCGTGGGCCGGATCTGCCTGGACCGGCTGCGTTCCGCGATGGCGCGGCGGGAGCGCTACGTCGGGCAGTGGCTGCCCGAGCCGATCGTCACCCCGGTCGCCGATGGCCCCGGCGAGGACCCGCTGGAGGCGGTGGTGCGCGCGGACGGGGTGCGGATGGCCGCCATGGTGGTGCTGGACAAGCTCACCCCGCAGCAACGGGTCGCCTTCGTGCTGCACGACGCCTTCGCCGTGCCGTTCCAGGAGATCGCCGGGATCCTTGGCTGCTCGACCGAGGCCGCGCGCCAGCACGGCTCCCGCGCCCGCAGGCTGGTGGCCGAGGCCGAACCCCCGCCGCGCGCCGGTATGGCCGAGCAGCAGGAGGTGCTCGAGCGGCTGCTGACCGCGGTGAGTTCCGGCGATATCCAGGCGGTGGCCGAGGTACTGCACCCGGAGGTGGTGCTGATCGGCGACTCGGACGGCAAGGCCCGGACCACCCGGCGGGTCATGGTGGGCCCGGAGCGCATCCTCCGGTTCCTCGCCGGCCTGCTGGAGCTGTACCGGCCCGGCGCGCTGGCCGCCGGGCGGCCGGTACTGGTCAACGGCGATCTGGGGATTCACCTGCCCGCGGCCTCCGGGGGCGACGGGTACCGCGACCTGGACACCCATGTGCAGGTGGTCAGCATCCGCGCGGGCAAGATCGCCGCGATCTACGATATGGCCAACCCGGACAAGCTCACCCACCTGCCGGGATAG
- a CDS encoding class I SAM-dependent DNA methyltransferase, which yields MTEPEFLHRTRVSYDTLAEDYADWIRTELAARPLERAVLAAFAELVREAGAGPVADIGCGPGRLTAHLDGLGVPAFGIDLSPRMIAVARGLYPALRFDEGSMIELDIEDGTLGGVLAWYSIIHVPLERLPEVFAEFHRVLAPGGHLQLAFQAGDELSHRSEAAGHQVSLDFHRRQPDQIAELLRRAGLVPRARMLREPDQDWDFPETTSQAFLLARKPQS from the coding sequence GTGACCGAGCCGGAGTTCCTGCATCGCACCAGGGTGTCCTATGACACGCTGGCCGAGGACTACGCCGACTGGATCCGCACCGAGCTGGCCGCCAGGCCGCTGGAGCGGGCCGTGCTCGCTGCGTTCGCCGAGCTCGTGCGGGAGGCCGGCGCCGGGCCGGTGGCCGACATCGGCTGCGGGCCAGGGCGCCTGACGGCACACCTGGACGGCCTCGGCGTGCCCGCCTTCGGCATCGACCTGTCGCCGCGGATGATCGCGGTTGCCCGCGGGCTCTATCCCGCGCTGCGGTTCGATGAGGGATCGATGATCGAGCTGGACATCGAGGACGGCACCCTCGGCGGCGTACTCGCCTGGTACTCGATCATCCATGTCCCGCTGGAGCGGTTGCCGGAGGTGTTCGCCGAGTTCCACCGGGTGCTGGCTCCCGGCGGCCATCTGCAGCTGGCATTCCAGGCAGGGGACGAGCTCTCGCACCGCAGCGAGGCGGCCGGGCACCAGGTGTCGCTGGACTTCCACCGGCGGCAGCCGGACCAGATCGCCGAGCTGCTGCGCCGGGCCGGGCTGGTGCCGCGCGCCCGGATGCTGCGCGAGCCGGACCAGGACTGGGACTTTCCCGAGACCACCTCGCAGGCGTTCCTGCTGGCCCGCAAACCTCAGTCCTGA
- a CDS encoding class I SAM-dependent methyltransferase: MAESFGTDPDRYDRARPRYPEAMVRWLLEVSPGTDLLDVGCGTGISLRPFQRAGRRVLGVEPDARMAGYARRHGAEVEVATFEDWEDAGRRFDTVLAGQAWHWVDPVAGAAKAARVLRPGGRLAVFWNADQPPPELARAFAEVYRRVLPDSPAAARWQATGVDGYARLCDRAADGIAQTGAFTEPERRRFDWERSYTREEWLEQLSTSGGHGRFPEARLAEVLAGIGAAVDDRGGSFPMRYTTLVVSAVRTGNR, from the coding sequence GTGGCCGAGTCGTTCGGCACCGATCCCGACCGCTACGACCGGGCCCGGCCCCGGTATCCCGAGGCCATGGTGCGGTGGCTGCTGGAGGTCAGCCCCGGGACCGACCTGCTCGACGTCGGCTGCGGTACCGGTATCTCCCTGCGGCCGTTCCAGCGGGCGGGCCGCCGGGTGCTCGGGGTGGAGCCTGATGCGCGGATGGCCGGGTACGCGCGCCGGCACGGCGCCGAGGTCGAGGTGGCGACCTTCGAGGACTGGGAGGACGCCGGCCGGAGATTCGATACCGTCCTCGCCGGGCAGGCCTGGCACTGGGTGGATCCCGTGGCGGGAGCGGCCAAGGCGGCGCGGGTACTGCGCCCCGGCGGCAGGCTGGCCGTGTTCTGGAACGCCGACCAGCCGCCGCCCGAGCTGGCCCGCGCCTTCGCCGAGGTCTACCGCAGGGTGCTGCCCGACTCTCCGGCCGCCGCGCGATGGCAGGCGACCGGCGTGGACGGCTACGCGAGGTTGTGCGACCGGGCGGCCGACGGGATCGCGCAAACGGGTGCCTTCACCGAACCCGAGCGGCGACGGTTTGACTGGGAGCGGTCCTACACCAGGGAGGAGTGGCTGGAGCAGCTGTCCACCTCGGGCGGGCACGGCCGGTTCCCGGAGGCCAGGCTGGCGGAGGTGCTGGCGGGCATCGGCGCCGCCGTCGACGATCGGGGTGGCAGCTTCCCGATGCGCTACACCACGCTGGTCGTCAGCGCGGTACGCACCGGGAACCGCTGA
- a CDS encoding TetR/AcrR family transcriptional regulator, whose protein sequence is MPTGVALREVREQLFNAAERVLLRDGPSALTSRAVTTEAGCAKGVLHRHFADFDGFLAELVLDRIDRLDGQAAALHESAGTGTVTGNLTGTLVRLFESVAIAIVALVTSRDDLRARLRQARPDDGVPLLTEATAMIARYLTAERELGRIAARAEVDTLAPTVVGAVHLPFADRTGTPPTTEAVHKVVRTVLAGALPGQD, encoded by the coding sequence GTGCCGACCGGGGTGGCCTTGCGCGAAGTACGCGAGCAACTGTTCAACGCGGCCGAGCGGGTGCTGCTTCGGGACGGGCCGAGCGCACTGACCAGCAGGGCGGTCACCACGGAAGCGGGCTGCGCCAAGGGGGTCCTGCACCGGCATTTCGCCGATTTCGACGGCTTCCTCGCCGAACTGGTGCTGGATCGCATCGACCGGCTCGACGGGCAGGCTGCGGCACTGCACGAGTCCGCCGGAACCGGCACGGTCACCGGCAACCTCACCGGCACGCTGGTGCGGTTGTTCGAGTCGGTCGCCATCGCGATCGTCGCCCTCGTCACCTCAAGGGACGACCTGCGCGCCCGGCTACGCCAGGCCCGTCCGGACGACGGCGTCCCGCTGCTGACCGAAGCCACCGCCATGATCGCCCGTTACCTCACCGCCGAACGGGAGCTGGGCCGGATCGCGGCCCGCGCCGAGGTGGACACGCTCGCGCCAACCGTGGTCGGGGCCGTGCACCTGCCCTTCGCCGACCGGACCGGCACCCCGCCAACGACCGAGGCCGTGCACAAGGTCGTGCGCACGGTCCTCGCCGGGGCGCTGCCCGGTCAGGACTGA
- a CDS encoding trans-aconitate 2-methyltransferase: MWDPDKYLDYGDLRARPFHDLVGRIGAREPRRVVDLGCGPGNLTGTLERRWPGARIEAIDSSPEMVAAARAAGLPAEVGDVTEWRPAADTDVVVCNAVLQWVPGHRELLRRWVRALPEGGWLAVQLPGNFAAPSHALIRELAARPEWAGALDGVVPAEDLVQPPLAYAELLADEGCVVDAWETTYVQRLGGGDAVLEWIAGTALRPVMAALDPGDWQRFRGQLADLLAGAYPPRSDGTTWFPFRRVFAVAQTPPAG, encoded by the coding sequence GTGTGGGATCCGGACAAGTACCTCGATTACGGCGATCTGCGAGCCCGGCCGTTCCATGACCTTGTCGGGCGGATCGGGGCGCGCGAGCCACGCCGGGTGGTGGATCTCGGGTGCGGTCCGGGCAACCTGACCGGCACGCTGGAACGGCGCTGGCCGGGGGCTCGGATCGAGGCCATCGACAGCTCGCCGGAGATGGTGGCGGCGGCGCGGGCGGCCGGGCTTCCCGCCGAGGTCGGTGACGTGACCGAGTGGCGGCCCGCTGCGGACACCGACGTGGTGGTCTGCAACGCGGTGCTGCAGTGGGTGCCAGGGCATCGCGAGCTGCTGCGCCGGTGGGTGCGTGCGCTGCCGGAGGGCGGCTGGCTGGCCGTGCAGCTTCCTGGCAACTTCGCGGCCCCTTCGCACGCGCTGATCCGCGAGCTGGCGGCGCGGCCGGAATGGGCCGGCGCGCTGGATGGCGTGGTGCCGGCCGAGGACCTGGTCCAGCCGCCGCTGGCCTACGCGGAGCTGCTCGCGGACGAGGGCTGCGTGGTCGATGCCTGGGAGACCACCTATGTCCAGCGCCTCGGCGGCGGCGACGCGGTGCTCGAGTGGATCGCCGGGACGGCCCTGCGGCCGGTCATGGCGGCACTGGACCCGGGAGACTGGCAGCGGTTCCGTGGCCAGCTGGCGGACCTGCTCGCCGGGGCGTACCCGCCCCGTTCCGACGGCACCACCTGGTTCCCCTTCCGCCGCGTGTTCGCCGTCGCCCAGACCCCTCCGGCTGGCTGA
- a CDS encoding glycosyl transferase produces MTSGALPSWGRPWPETGSTPAARPARSLRPNLAELAVLAGFLLGAFLIYRPLWTNLERGYLTDSGQDQHMWEWFFAVTADAVAHWENPLFSELQNHPDGVNLMANTAMLGLGVPLTPVTLAFGPAVTWAIALTGGLAGTAAAWYWVLSRHLVHSRIGAAIGAAVCGFAPPIISHANAHPNFVVLFVLPFLLLCLLKLARGQRPVRTGILLGLLLAWQIFLGEEPLLIGATTFLIFAVAYALFRAEEVLGMLRPLGTGLAVAAGVSLLLVAFPLWWQFFGPQSYGRLEHGLVGNDAAAFTAFATESAAGHREVARELSLNRTEENAFFGWPLILLLLVIAIWLWRNAAARAVTVALFLMAWISTGILLVVDGTVTTLPGPWLAMFQLPLYESVLESRFALGCVPLIGILLAMGTDRVLRTWPRLPEWRIPLRVVWFSALCTALLPISPTELRVHDRPATPEFFTEGTWREYARPGRAVVTVPLPDTGDARALRWQIESGLEFPLAEGYFVGPGTDPDRGTYGAVRRPSSRLLEEVSDSGEVAEVGTQERVDMLTDLRFWRADVVVLGPHEHEQALRETVELLLARPGRTVDGVWFWDVREMT; encoded by the coding sequence CTGACCAGCGGAGCGCTGCCCTCCTGGGGCAGACCCTGGCCGGAAACCGGCTCCACCCCCGCGGCACGACCGGCCAGGTCGCTCCGGCCGAACCTCGCCGAACTCGCCGTGCTGGCCGGTTTCCTGCTGGGCGCCTTCCTCATCTACCGTCCGTTGTGGACGAACCTGGAACGCGGGTACCTGACCGACAGCGGGCAGGACCAGCACATGTGGGAGTGGTTCTTCGCGGTCACCGCGGACGCCGTGGCCCACTGGGAGAACCCGCTGTTCAGCGAGCTGCAGAACCACCCCGACGGGGTGAACCTGATGGCCAACACGGCCATGCTCGGGCTGGGCGTCCCGCTGACCCCGGTGACCCTGGCCTTCGGGCCGGCCGTCACCTGGGCGATCGCGCTGACCGGCGGCCTCGCAGGCACCGCGGCCGCCTGGTACTGGGTGCTGTCCCGGCACCTGGTGCACTCCCGGATCGGTGCCGCGATCGGCGCGGCGGTGTGCGGGTTCGCGCCGCCGATCATCTCGCACGCCAACGCGCACCCGAACTTCGTCGTCCTGTTCGTGCTGCCGTTCCTGCTGCTGTGCCTGCTGAAACTGGCGCGCGGGCAGCGTCCGGTCCGCACCGGCATCCTGCTCGGGCTGTTGCTGGCCTGGCAGATCTTCCTCGGCGAGGAGCCGTTGCTGATCGGGGCCACCACCTTCCTGATCTTCGCCGTGGCCTACGCGCTGTTCCGGGCGGAGGAGGTACTGGGCATGCTGCGGCCGCTCGGCACCGGGCTCGCCGTCGCGGCCGGTGTCTCCCTGCTGCTGGTGGCCTTCCCGTTGTGGTGGCAGTTCTTCGGCCCGCAGAGTTACGGCAGGCTGGAGCATGGGCTGGTCGGCAACGACGCGGCCGCGTTCACCGCGTTCGCCACCGAGTCGGCGGCGGGCCACCGGGAGGTGGCGCGCGAGCTGTCGCTGAACCGCACCGAGGAGAACGCCTTCTTCGGCTGGCCGCTGATCCTGCTGCTGCTGGTGATCGCGATCTGGTTGTGGCGCAACGCCGCCGCCAGGGCGGTGACGGTCGCGCTGTTCCTGATGGCCTGGATCTCCACCGGGATCCTGCTCGTGGTGGACGGGACCGTCACCACCCTGCCCGGCCCCTGGCTGGCGATGTTCCAGCTCCCGCTGTACGAGTCCGTGCTGGAGTCCCGGTTCGCCCTCGGTTGCGTGCCGCTGATCGGCATCCTGCTCGCCATGGGCACCGACCGGGTACTGCGCACCTGGCCGCGGTTGCCGGAGTGGCGTATCCCGCTGCGGGTGGTGTGGTTCTCCGCCCTGTGCACCGCCCTGCTGCCGATCTCGCCCACCGAGCTGCGGGTGCACGACCGGCCGGCCACCCCGGAGTTCTTCACCGAGGGCACCTGGCGGGAGTACGCCCGGCCCGGCCGGGCCGTGGTCACCGTGCCGCTGCCGGACACCGGCGACGCGCGGGCGCTGCGCTGGCAGATCGAAAGCGGGCTGGAGTTCCCGCTCGCCGAGGGCTACTTCGTCGGGCCGGGTACCGACCCCGATCGCGGTACCTACGGCGCGGTGCGCAGACCCAGCTCCCGGCTGCTGGAGGAGGTCTCCGACTCCGGGGAGGTGGCCGAGGTCGGCACCCAGGAACGCGTGGACATGCTGACCGACCTGCGGTTCTGGCGAGCGGACGTGGTGGTGCTCGGGCCGCACGAGCACGAGCAGGCGTTGCGCGAGACGGTGGAGCTACTGCTGGCCAGGCCGGGCCGCACGGTGGACGGCGTGTGGTTCTGGGACGTGCGGGAGATGACCTGA
- a CDS encoding helix-turn-helix transcriptional regulator — MSESGTGRQLGHALRNWRDRIAPDSVGLPARRGRRAPGLRREELATLAGISTDYLIRLEQGRSTTPSRPVTMALARALRLSAAERRHLFLLAGQAPPAEDRIPAHLTPGIQRLLDQMTGDPVGVYNATWTLLAWNSLFSALFGDPSAQSGRERNVAWRHFTGQPSRVSHTPEQRRRFEAAVVADLREASARYPIDPDLHTLVSDLRAASDTFERLWETHEVGKHTTDVKTIEHPYVGPLELNCDVLTAPDDNLYIVIHTATPGSDAAGKLRLLDVIGTQNMTETHRGR, encoded by the coding sequence ATGAGCGAAAGCGGCACCGGCAGGCAACTCGGCCATGCGCTGCGGAATTGGCGGGACAGAATCGCCCCCGACAGCGTCGGGCTCCCCGCAAGGCGCGGGCGCCGGGCCCCCGGGTTGCGGCGGGAGGAACTCGCAACGTTGGCCGGGATCTCCACCGACTACCTGATCCGTCTCGAGCAGGGCCGGTCCACCACCCCATCCAGACCCGTCACCATGGCGCTGGCCAGGGCGTTACGACTATCGGCAGCAGAACGAAGGCACCTGTTCCTGCTCGCCGGCCAGGCACCACCCGCAGAGGACCGGATTCCGGCGCACCTCACCCCCGGCATACAGCGGCTGCTCGACCAGATGACGGGCGACCCCGTCGGCGTCTACAACGCCACGTGGACGCTACTCGCCTGGAACTCGCTGTTCAGCGCACTCTTCGGCGACCCATCCGCGCAGTCCGGCCGGGAGCGGAACGTGGCATGGCGGCACTTCACCGGCCAGCCCAGCCGGGTCAGCCACACCCCGGAACAACGACGTCGGTTCGAGGCCGCGGTAGTCGCCGACCTACGGGAGGCCAGCGCGCGTTACCCGATCGACCCAGACCTGCACACGCTGGTTAGCGACCTGCGCGCCGCCAGCGACACCTTCGAACGTTTGTGGGAGACCCACGAGGTCGGTAAGCACACCACTGACGTCAAAACGATCGAACATCCCTACGTCGGCCCGCTTGAACTCAACTGCGACGTGCTCACAGCGCCCGACGACAATCTGTACATCGTCATCCACACGGCCACCCCCGGCAGCGACGCCGCCGGAAAACTCCGGCTCCTCGACGTCATCGGCACCCAGAACATGACCGAAACCCACCGCGGCCGCTAA
- a CDS encoding SDR family NAD(P)-dependent oxidoreductase: MTTTLVTGANKGLGMETARRLVEAGHEVYVGARDPGRGKAAARRTGARFLPIDVTSDDSVRAAAKILAEEASTLDVLVNNAGVRGTAAPPGEVTATDMLAVYDTNVFGAVRVTGAMLPLLQRSAAPVIVNVSSGLGSLAVTADPEAHAEVVPVWVPALPYNSAKAALNMVTAQYAHAYPSIRVNAVDPGFTATDLNDHAGEQTVEQGAEIIVRMALIGAEGPTGGYFGNNGVVPW; encoded by the coding sequence ATGACCACAACACTTGTCACCGGGGCGAACAAGGGCCTTGGTATGGAAACGGCCCGTCGGCTCGTGGAAGCTGGGCACGAGGTGTATGTCGGGGCACGGGACCCGGGCCGGGGCAAGGCGGCGGCGAGGCGGACCGGCGCCCGCTTTCTGCCGATCGACGTGACCAGTGATGACTCGGTGCGAGCGGCCGCGAAGATCCTCGCCGAGGAGGCCAGCACTCTGGATGTACTGGTCAACAACGCCGGTGTGCGCGGGACAGCCGCACCACCCGGTGAGGTCACCGCAACCGACATGCTCGCCGTCTATGACACGAACGTGTTCGGTGCGGTCCGCGTGACCGGCGCGATGCTGCCCCTGCTGCAACGTAGTGCGGCGCCTGTGATCGTGAACGTCAGCAGTGGGCTGGGTTCGCTGGCCGTCACGGCCGATCCCGAGGCGCACGCCGAAGTGGTGCCGGTGTGGGTGCCCGCCCTGCCGTACAACTCCGCGAAGGCCGCGCTGAACATGGTCACCGCCCAGTACGCCCACGCCTACCCGTCGATCAGAGTCAACGCCGTCGATCCCGGATTCACCGCCACCGACCTCAACGACCATGCTGGCGAGCAGACCGTCGAGCAGGGAGCGGAAATCATCGTCCGGATGGCACTGATCGGCGCCGAAGGGCCGACCGGCGGCTACTTCGGCAACAACGGGGTGGTCCCATGGTGA
- a CDS encoding flavodoxin family protein, which translates to MRAVIVYESMFGNTERVARALAGGLALHGTVDLLNVDDAMGSSFEGTDLIVAGGPTHTFGLSRANTRETASQQAGGGHTVSRSGLRDWLARLPPAPAGTAVAVFGTRVRKPRWLTGSAAHGTARLLRRRGYRFLARPQDFYVDGMTGPLAEGELARARQWGEELGTVCVAR; encoded by the coding sequence ATGAGGGCGGTGATCGTCTACGAGTCCATGTTCGGCAACACCGAACGAGTGGCCCGCGCGCTGGCGGGCGGGCTGGCGCTGCACGGAACGGTGGACCTGCTCAATGTGGACGACGCCATGGGAAGCTCCTTCGAAGGAACCGATCTGATCGTGGCAGGTGGACCGACGCATACCTTCGGGCTGAGCCGGGCGAACACCAGGGAGACGGCCTCCCAGCAGGCAGGTGGCGGACATACCGTGAGCCGCAGTGGCCTGCGGGACTGGCTGGCGCGGCTGCCACCGGCACCCGCGGGGACCGCGGTGGCGGTGTTCGGCACCCGCGTGCGGAAGCCCCGCTGGCTGACTGGCTCGGCCGCCCACGGCACGGCGCGGCTGTTGCGCCGCCGGGGCTACCGGTTCCTCGCCCGCCCACAGGACTTCTACGTCGACGGCATGACCGGGCCGCTGGCCGAAGGGGAGCTGGCCAGGGCACGACAGTGGGGCGAGGAACTCGGCACCGTCTGTGTCGCCCGCTGA
- the dnaG gene encoding DNA primase: protein MAGRIRESDIAEVRDRNRIDEVIGDYVALRRAGGGALKGLCPFHEEKTPSFNVRPTHGTFHCFGCGEGGDVIKFVMKMELVGFPEAVERLADRVGLRLTYEGGGGSVQRDRGTRARMVEAHRLAAEFYAEQLLSPDAKAAREFLSERGFDQAAAKTFGCGFAPAGWDRLTKYLLNKGFELDELYKAQLCKEGRQGPIDRFHRRLVWPIKDLGGDVVGFGARRIFEDDPIQAKYLNTSESLIYKKSQVLFGLDLAKREIAKRHQVVVVEGYTDVMAMHLAGVPTAVASSGTAFGEEHMQVLRRLLMDDDAFRGEVIFTFDGDEAGQKAALKAFEGDQTFAGQTYVAVAPAGMDPCDLRLSKGDAAVRDLVARRTPLFEFAIRSMLAEYDLDSVDGQVAALQRTVPLVAQIKDKAKRDGYATKLSWWVGWQDEAMVVRRVRESSGNPAAAKQGGRRTNGSRAGGSGESQDIPRPEPKDPRLRAQREVLKAALQQPAIAGPEYDALPEEAFTHPAYIAVHRAVLAAGGASCGLAGPALIDAAGQHGPQGTVRTLLSELAVEPLQAQGEADVRYVSGMLAAVQENLVGRQIAEVKSKLQRLSPVEAAEEYRALFGDLVALEQYRKALREQAIGGME, encoded by the coding sequence GTGGCGGGACGGATCCGGGAAAGCGACATCGCGGAGGTACGTGACCGTAACCGGATCGACGAGGTGATCGGCGACTACGTGGCTCTGCGCAGGGCGGGCGGCGGTGCCCTCAAGGGGCTGTGCCCGTTCCACGAGGAGAAGACCCCCTCGTTCAACGTGCGGCCGACGCATGGCACCTTCCACTGCTTCGGCTGTGGTGAGGGCGGCGACGTCATCAAGTTCGTGATGAAGATGGAGCTCGTCGGCTTCCCCGAGGCGGTGGAGCGACTTGCCGACCGGGTCGGCCTGCGGCTGACCTACGAGGGCGGCGGCGGGAGCGTGCAGCGTGACCGGGGCACCAGGGCCAGGATGGTCGAGGCGCACCGGCTGGCCGCCGAGTTCTACGCCGAGCAGCTGCTGTCCCCCGACGCCAAGGCGGCGCGGGAGTTCCTCAGCGAGCGCGGCTTCGACCAGGCCGCGGCGAAGACCTTCGGCTGCGGGTTCGCCCCGGCCGGCTGGGACCGGCTCACCAAGTACCTGCTGAACAAGGGCTTCGAGCTGGACGAGCTGTACAAGGCGCAACTGTGCAAGGAGGGCCGCCAGGGCCCGATCGACCGGTTCCACCGCAGGCTGGTCTGGCCGATCAAGGATCTCGGCGGGGACGTGGTCGGCTTCGGCGCGCGCCGGATCTTCGAGGACGACCCGATCCAGGCGAAGTACCTGAACACCAGCGAGAGCCTGATCTACAAGAAGTCCCAGGTGCTGTTCGGCCTGGACCTGGCCAAGCGGGAGATCGCCAAGCGGCATCAGGTGGTGGTGGTCGAGGGCTACACCGACGTGATGGCGATGCACCTGGCAGGCGTGCCCACCGCGGTGGCCTCCTCGGGGACCGCGTTCGGCGAGGAACACATGCAGGTGCTGCGCAGGCTGCTGATGGATGACGACGCCTTCCGCGGTGAGGTGATCTTCACCTTCGACGGGGACGAGGCGGGGCAGAAGGCCGCGCTGAAGGCGTTCGAGGGGGACCAGACCTTCGCGGGCCAGACCTATGTCGCGGTCGCCCCGGCCGGGATGGACCCCTGTGACCTGCGGCTGAGCAAGGGGGACGCGGCCGTGCGCGACCTGGTCGCGCGCCGCACCCCGCTGTTCGAGTTCGCCATCCGCAGCATGCTGGCCGAGTACGACCTGGACTCGGTGGACGGGCAGGTCGCCGCGCTACAGCGCACGGTCCCGCTGGTGGCGCAGATCAAGGACAAGGCCAAGCGCGACGGCTACGCCACCAAGCTGTCCTGGTGGGTCGGCTGGCAGGACGAGGCCATGGTGGTGCGCCGGGTGCGCGAGAGCTCAGGGAACCCGGCGGCTGCCAAACAGGGCGGGCGCAGGACGAACGGCAGCCGCGCGGGCGGATCGGGCGAGTCGCAGGACATCCCGCGCCCGGAACCGAAGGATCCGCGGCTGCGGGCGCAGCGGGAGGTGCTGAAGGCCGCCCTGCAACAGCCCGCGATCGCCGGGCCGGAGTACGACGCGCTACCCGAGGAGGCGTTCACCCACCCGGCGTACATCGCGGTGCATCGTGCGGTGCTGGCGGCCGGGGGCGCCTCCTGCGGGCTCGCCGGGCCCGCGCTGATCGACGCCGCTGGCCAGCACGGTCCACAGGGGACGGTCCGCACCCTGCTGTCGGAACTGGCCGTGGAACCGTTGCAGGCTCAGGGCGAGGCCGATGTCCGGTATGTGTCCGGAATGCTCGCCGCGGTGCAGGAGAACCTGGTCGGCAGGCAGATCGCCGAGGTGAAGTCGAAACTGCAACGGCTGTCGCCGGTGGAGGCGGCCGAGGAGTATCGCGCCCTGTTCGGTGACCTGGTCGCGCTGGAGCAGTACCGCAAGGCATTACGCGAGCAGGCGATCGGAGGTATGGAGTGA